The Chryseolinea soli genome contains a region encoding:
- a CDS encoding LytR/AlgR family response regulator transcription factor has product MPDITCIVIEDEKPAQEVLKSFLGKTEWIRLAAVFDDAVSALDYLKRHDVDMIFLDIQMPTLTGLEFLKILKDPPQVIITSAYSQYAIEAFELDVRDYLMKPFSFDRFLKAVGRIAAKPDPAAIQQLNNKAQPTSDKSFAFFNVKKTMTKVMFSDILYVESMREYVYVHTTKNKVVTKMSTAEMEKLLGSGFVRIHRSFIVNVDKITAYNAEDVFVDQVALPIGVNYKKYIDEYFRNSFTHSLP; this is encoded by the coding sequence ATGCCTGACATTACGTGCATCGTGATCGAGGACGAGAAGCCCGCCCAGGAAGTGCTAAAATCATTTTTGGGTAAAACGGAATGGATCCGCCTGGCCGCCGTTTTCGACGATGCCGTGAGCGCGTTGGATTATTTAAAGAGGCACGACGTGGACATGATCTTCCTCGACATCCAGATGCCTACGCTCACGGGTCTGGAATTTCTCAAGATCCTTAAAGATCCACCCCAGGTCATCATCACTTCTGCCTATTCGCAATACGCCATCGAAGCCTTCGAACTCGATGTGCGCGACTACCTGATGAAACCCTTCTCATTCGACCGCTTCCTGAAAGCCGTAGGCCGCATCGCCGCCAAGCCCGACCCGGCCGCCATACAGCAACTGAACAACAAGGCCCAGCCCACCTCCGACAAAAGCTTTGCCTTTTTCAATGTGAAGAAGACCATGACCAAAGTGATGTTCAGCGACATCTTGTATGTGGAGAGCATGCGGGAATACGTATACGTCCACACCACCAAAAACAAAGTGGTCACCAAGATGAGCACGGCCGAAATGGAAAAGTTGCTGGGAAGTGGTTTTGTGCGCATCCACCGCTCATTCATCGTGAACGTGGACAAGATCACGGCCTACAACGCCGAGGATGTTTTCGTGGACCAGGTGGCGCTGCCCATCGGTGTGAACTATAAGAAATATATCGACGAGTATTTCCGCAATTCCTTCACGCATTCGCTGCCCTGA
- a CDS encoding sensor histidine kinase, with translation MSFLTTFIYSNRPGIRIFRHVLFWVTDIINYLLIISVNTEVTSVEVYKIVFRIPLIALAAYFILYYLIPKFSQERDKGKLFLWILGVMVFLGVGVRYYRYFILGPLVDPDQVIDFDVWDFRRILSEILQSMMVICMAIAIKLIKNKTELQQKNEELAAEKKVAELGFLKAQMHPHFLFNTLNTLYSETIQDSGKAQLVVLHLSNLLRFILDECQKPLIPVQYEIKVVKDFIALEELRHGARLNVNLEVTDVNPHMMLSPLIFLPFVENSFKHTLLNKRGPITIDISIRGEADRLHLLIGNDNETPSPMQRNGHKHGHGISNIRRQLDLLYGKEYALNVDESQEKYVVSLYIPAKKSLTYA, from the coding sequence ATGAGTTTTCTGACCACCTTCATCTACAGCAACCGCCCGGGCATTCGAATTTTCAGGCACGTGCTGTTTTGGGTGACGGATATCATCAACTATCTCCTCATCATTTCCGTGAACACGGAGGTCACGTCCGTGGAGGTATACAAGATCGTTTTCCGCATTCCGCTCATTGCCCTGGCCGCCTATTTCATCCTCTACTACCTCATCCCGAAATTTTCGCAAGAGCGCGACAAGGGGAAATTGTTTCTCTGGATACTGGGGGTCATGGTGTTTCTGGGGGTGGGCGTGCGCTACTATCGCTATTTTATCCTCGGGCCGTTGGTAGACCCCGACCAGGTAATCGACTTTGATGTGTGGGACTTCCGGCGCATTCTTTCTGAAATATTGCAGTCGATGATGGTGATCTGCATGGCCATTGCCATCAAGCTCATCAAGAACAAAACAGAACTGCAACAAAAGAACGAGGAACTGGCGGCAGAAAAGAAAGTGGCGGAATTGGGATTTCTCAAGGCGCAGATGCACCCGCATTTTTTGTTCAATACCCTGAATACCCTGTATTCAGAGACCATCCAGGATTCGGGAAAAGCGCAGTTGGTGGTGTTGCACCTGTCGAACTTGCTGCGTTTTATCTTGGACGAATGCCAGAAACCGTTGATCCCCGTGCAATACGAGATCAAAGTCGTGAAAGATTTTATAGCTTTGGAAGAGCTGCGCCACGGGGCGCGCCTGAATGTGAACCTGGAGGTAACGGACGTAAATCCCCACATGATGCTGAGTCCCCTGATCTTTCTGCCCTTTGTGGAAAACAGTTTCAAGCACACGCTGCTGAACAAACGTGGGCCCATCACGATCGATATCTCCATCCGGGGCGAAGCAGACCGGTTGCATTTGTTGATCGGCAACGACAACGAAACGCCGTCGCCCATGCAGCGCAACGGCCACAAACACGGCCATGGCATTTCCAACATCCGGCGACAGTTGGATTTGTTGTATGGAAAAGAATATGCTTTGAACGTGGATGAATCGCAGGAGAAATATGTCGTGTCACTCTATATTCCGGCAAAAAAATCATTGACCTATGCCTGA